A window of Carnobacterium mobile DSM 4848 contains these coding sequences:
- a CDS encoding replication initiation protein, with the protein MAGRLNKKEVLISNADSIKKSNELSTSKLNQGLTLNQMQLLSYAIYSTQKDGSTTFIKADFEKKFGIEKYQTKHAKVDAQRILSIQAGLEDLENDSFEYWNVFRKMKYDNGTFTFLWDPEITPHILDLKDRYVLTDLTVTAKFKSGFSWTLYDYLRGSYGCWYKSLTKDTIMEIFGVEEKKSYRENTGLLKKYVLDVAIAEINKFTELEVKYEEIKKGRSITGFKLIWSAGKGISKASQKQIDILNSMADVVLNDILMYAEINDKTNRERALSIIRDFQTMRARYLDQEVGLTADHCSKLTKKANDDLEALNFLLKTEGKEPLNPKVPLFNWLKN; encoded by the coding sequence ATGGCCGGTAGATTAAACAAAAAGGAAGTTCTGATTAGCAATGCAGATAGTATTAAAAAGAGCAATGAGCTATCAACCTCAAAACTTAATCAAGGTTTGACCTTGAACCAAATGCAGTTGCTGTCCTATGCGATTTATTCTACACAAAAAGATGGTTCGACAACTTTTATTAAGGCTGATTTCGAGAAGAAATTTGGCATTGAAAAATATCAAACTAAGCATGCAAAGGTTGACGCCCAAAGAATACTAAGTATTCAAGCAGGGTTGGAAGATTTAGAGAATGACTCATTCGAATACTGGAATGTTTTTAGGAAAATGAAATATGACAATGGCACCTTTACGTTTCTCTGGGATCCAGAAATCACACCGCATATATTAGACTTGAAAGATAGGTATGTCCTGACTGACTTGACTGTCACTGCGAAATTCAAAAGTGGTTTTAGTTGGACTTTGTACGACTACTTGAGAGGTTCATACGGCTGTTGGTATAAGTCTTTGACAAAAGATACTATCATGGAAATTTTTGGTGTCGAGGAAAAGAAAAGTTATCGTGAAAATACGGGACTTCTGAAAAAATATGTTCTCGATGTCGCGATTGCTGAAATCAATAAATTTACCGAGTTAGAAGTGAAGTATGAAGAGATAAAAAAAGGTCGTTCAATTACTGGATTCAAATTGATTTGGAGTGCTGGTAAAGGAATTTCAAAAGCTTCTCAGAAGCAAATTGATATATTAAATAGTATGGCAGATGTAGTTTTGAACGATATACTAATGTATGCAGAAATTAATGATAAAACAAATAGAGAAAGAGCTTTATCTATTATCCGAGATTTTCAGACAATGAGAGCCCGTTACTTAGACCAAGAAGTAGGATTAACAGCTGATCATTGTAGCAAACTTACTAAAAAAGCAAATGACGACTTAGAAGCTTTAAATTTTCTACTCAAAACGGAAGGGAAAGAACCACTCAATCCTAAAGTTCCGTTGTTTAATTGGCTTAAAAATTAA